A single genomic interval of Bradyrhizobium sp. AZCC 1693 harbors:
- the otnI gene encoding 2-oxo-tetronate isomerase, with translation MPRFAANLSMMFTDVPFLDRFEAAAKAGFTAVEFLFPYDHPADAVGGRLQKNGLTQALFNLPPGNWDAGEKGFAALPERFDDLKRSLETALPYAKATGVKRLHLMAGIANRSEPKAVEQFYKSVTWAAEFFAPHGLDVVIEPINARNVPGYFLNDFGFARDLITELKIPNLKLQFDIYHCQIIHGDVTMRLREMMPITGHVQIASIPSRNEPDGEELNYPFLFAELDRLGYGGFVGCEYNPRAKTTDGLGWFKPYAGVKP, from the coding sequence ATGCCGCGCTTTGCCGCCAATCTCTCCATGATGTTCACCGATGTGCCGTTCCTTGACCGTTTCGAGGCGGCGGCAAAAGCGGGCTTCACCGCGGTAGAATTCCTGTTTCCCTACGATCATCCGGCAGACGCCGTCGGCGGGCGGTTGCAGAAAAACGGCCTGACACAGGCGCTGTTCAACCTGCCGCCGGGCAATTGGGACGCCGGTGAAAAGGGCTTTGCCGCGCTGCCGGAGCGTTTTGACGATCTGAAGCGAAGCCTTGAGACGGCGCTTCCTTACGCCAAGGCGACCGGCGTCAAGCGGCTGCATCTGATGGCCGGCATCGCCAACCGCAGCGAACCGAAAGCCGTCGAGCAGTTTTACAAATCGGTGACGTGGGCCGCGGAATTCTTTGCGCCCCACGGCCTCGACGTCGTGATCGAGCCGATCAATGCCCGCAATGTGCCAGGCTACTTCCTCAACGATTTTGGCTTCGCGCGCGACCTGATCACCGAGCTGAAGATCCCTAACCTGAAACTGCAGTTCGACATCTATCACTGCCAGATCATCCATGGCGACGTCACCATGCGGCTGCGCGAGATGATGCCGATTACAGGCCATGTCCAGATCGCCAGCATTCCCTCGCGCAACGAACCCGACGGTGAGGAACTGAACTATCCGTTCCTGTTCGCCGAGCTCGACCGGCTCGGCTATGGCGGCTTCGTCGGCTGCGAGTATAACCCGCGGGCCAAGACCACCGACGGCCTTGGCTGGTTCAAACCCTATGCCGGAGTAAAGCCGTGA
- the ltnD gene encoding L-threonate dehydrogenase, giving the protein MPASVKPRVAVIGLGSMGFGMAISLRRAGFEVTGCDVSADSVARFVADGGKGAGSPAEAAKLADIVVSVVVNAAQTETILFGANGVAETLGKGGVFISSATMDPDVARRLAKQLEATERHYLDAPISGGAQRAAQGELTILASGSPAAFSKARPALDAMAAKLYELGDDAGQGAAFKMINQLLAGVHIAAASEAIAFAAKQGLDIRKVYEVITASAGNSWMFENRMPHVLDGDYAPRSAVDIFVKDLGIIQDMARSAKFPVPVSAAALQMFLMTSAAGMGRDDDASVARMYARVTGTHLPGEPK; this is encoded by the coding sequence ATGCCTGCATCAGTAAAACCGCGCGTCGCCGTCATCGGGCTGGGCTCAATGGGCTTCGGCATGGCGATCTCGCTGCGCCGGGCGGGGTTTGAGGTCACCGGCTGCGACGTCTCGGCGGATTCCGTGGCGCGGTTCGTGGCCGATGGCGGCAAGGGCGCTGGCTCGCCGGCGGAAGCGGCGAAATTGGCCGACATCGTCGTCAGTGTCGTCGTCAACGCGGCGCAGACCGAAACCATCCTGTTCGGCGCCAATGGCGTCGCCGAAACGCTCGGGAAGGGAGGCGTGTTCATCTCCTCCGCCACCATGGACCCTGACGTCGCGCGGCGGCTCGCCAAGCAGTTGGAGGCAACAGAGCGGCACTACCTCGACGCGCCGATTTCCGGCGGCGCGCAGCGCGCGGCGCAGGGCGAACTCACGATCCTGGCGTCCGGCAGTCCGGCGGCGTTTTCAAAAGCCCGCCCGGCACTCGATGCGATGGCCGCAAAACTGTACGAGCTCGGCGACGATGCAGGGCAGGGCGCGGCGTTCAAGATGATCAACCAGCTCCTCGCCGGCGTCCACATCGCCGCCGCCTCGGAAGCGATTGCATTTGCCGCCAAGCAGGGTCTCGATATCCGAAAGGTCTATGAGGTGATCACGGCGTCCGCCGGCAATTCCTGGATGTTCGAGAACCGCATGCCGCATGTGCTCGACGGCGATTATGCGCCGCGCAGCGCGGTGGATATTTTCGTCAAAGATCTCGGCATCATCCAGGACATGGCGCGCTCGGCGAAATTTCCGGTGCCGGTTTCCGCCGCGGCCTTGCAGATGTTCCTGATGACGTCGGCCGCCGGCATGGGGCGCGATGACGACGCCTCGGTGGCGCGGATGTATGCTCGCGTCACCGGCACGCATCTGCCGGGTGAGCCGAAATAA
- the otnK gene encoding 3-oxo-tetronate kinase, which produces MKLSLGCIADDYTGASDLANTLTRQGLRTVQTIGVPSDDLALPEVDAVVVSLKSRSIEADVAVDRSRAAEKWLRGRGAGHVLFKICSTFDSTDAGNIGPVMDALRADSGDAIVLVTPAFPETGRTVYQGNLFVGSVPLNESPLKDHPLNPMHDSNLVRVLARQSQTKVGLVDLATLSRGADAVRRRLTDLAGKGIGAAVIDAVFDRDLETIGSVALDHRLSVGASGIGLGIARALVASGKVKSASAGAVSGAPVGGPAACLAGSCSQATLAQIASAEKTMAVLHLDPEQIIAGSGEVRRALGWANDRINDGPILIASSSTPDQVAALQSRHGRDAAGHAIEQAMADIAEGLVRSGVRRLVVAGGETSGAVVDRLRIPGFLVGAEIAAGVPVLRAVGADKGDMLLALKSGNFGGTEFFSDALKLMR; this is translated from the coding sequence GTGAAATTGTCCTTGGGCTGCATCGCCGACGACTACACCGGCGCCTCCGATCTCGCCAACACGCTGACGCGTCAGGGCCTGCGCACGGTGCAGACGATTGGCGTTCCCTCGGACGACCTCGCGCTGCCGGAGGTCGACGCGGTCGTGGTGTCGCTCAAGAGCCGCTCGATCGAGGCTGACGTGGCGGTTGATCGTTCTCGCGCCGCGGAGAAATGGCTGCGCGGCCGCGGCGCCGGCCATGTGCTGTTCAAGATCTGCTCGACCTTCGATTCCACCGATGCCGGCAATATCGGGCCTGTCATGGATGCGCTGCGCGCCGATTCCGGCGATGCGATCGTGCTGGTGACGCCGGCCTTTCCGGAAACCGGCCGCACCGTCTATCAGGGCAACCTGTTCGTCGGTTCCGTGCCGCTGAACGAAAGCCCGCTGAAGGATCACCCGCTCAACCCGATGCACGATTCCAATCTGGTGCGGGTGCTGGCGCGCCAGAGCCAGACCAAGGTCGGGCTGGTGGATCTCGCCACGCTGTCGCGCGGCGCGGACGCGGTTCGCAGACGTCTTACCGATCTTGCCGGGAAGGGCATAGGCGCGGCCGTCATCGACGCCGTCTTCGACCGCGACCTCGAAACCATCGGCAGCGTTGCGCTCGATCATCGCCTGTCCGTGGGAGCCTCCGGCATCGGGCTCGGCATCGCGCGGGCGCTGGTCGCCTCCGGCAAGGTCAAATCGGCTTCGGCAGGCGCGGTGTCCGGTGCGCCGGTCGGCGGACCGGCAGCGTGCCTGGCGGGGAGCTGTTCGCAGGCGACGCTGGCGCAGATCGCCAGCGCCGAAAAGACCATGGCCGTGCTGCATCTCGATCCTGAACAGATCATCGCCGGCTCCGGCGAGGTGCGTCGCGCATTGGGCTGGGCGAATGACCGAATCAACGATGGACCAATCCTGATCGCCTCAAGCTCGACGCCGGACCAGGTCGCAGCCCTGCAATCCCGGCATGGCCGCGATGCAGCCGGACATGCCATCGAGCAGGCGATGGCGGACATCGCGGAAGGTTTGGTGCGCTCCGGCGTGCGGCGGTTGGTGGTCGCGGGTGGTGAAACTTCAGGCGCCGTCGTCGACCGCCTGCGGATTCCCGGATTCCTCGTAGGCGCAGAAATCGCTGCAGGAGTGCCGGTTTTGCGTGCCGTCGGTGCCGACAAGGGCGATATGCTGCTTGCCCTGAAATCAGGCAATTTCGGTGGGACTGAATTTTTCTCCGATGCGCTGAAGCTGATGCGCTGA